In Nitrospinota bacterium, the following proteins share a genomic window:
- a CDS encoding tetratricopeptide repeat protein: MESNMPSTNIFSRLLLLAVLIFSLAFSGCSYLPWAGEDEDDLAFEEDFPFEAEDDEMDFGDERRDRRDRRVDSGEDDFFAEDSEFSDLDASDDGFMEDDPDGFASVDQRTDKNELKGDVESLQSQQEALISKVRELEEILSTLEPKITAASERLEGSVSSVTDSSDFLEPEVEDLKAQVSRLNEEIARIKMQKSRAAPATKRRMRRAVVKTPPEYDKALNAYRSKNYDESILLFQNLALSNPPNKLKDNIAFWIGTNYVALEMYDDAVLQFETVLNKYPRGNKVHDSRYMLGLTYSKKGETSRAVEILEGALKKNPPSEVRGKILAQLNQIQ, encoded by the coding sequence ATGGAGTCAAACATGCCTTCCACCAACATATTTTCGCGCCTTCTTCTTTTAGCGGTGCTTATATTTTCTTTAGCTTTTTCCGGTTGCAGTTATCTTCCATGGGCTGGTGAAGATGAAGATGATTTGGCTTTTGAAGAAGATTTTCCTTTTGAAGCTGAAGATGATGAAATGGATTTTGGTGATGAAAGACGAGATAGACGGGACAGGCGAGTGGATTCAGGTGAGGATGATTTCTTTGCTGAAGACAGCGAATTTTCCGATTTAGACGCGAGTGATGACGGGTTCATGGAAGACGACCCCGATGGTTTTGCCAGTGTTGATCAGCGCACGGATAAAAATGAATTAAAAGGTGATGTGGAAAGTCTGCAAAGCCAGCAGGAGGCTTTGATCAGTAAGGTTCGCGAACTTGAAGAAATATTGAGCACCTTGGAGCCGAAGATCACTGCTGCGAGTGAGAGGCTTGAAGGAAGTGTTTCTTCTGTAACAGACTCTTCTGACTTTCTGGAGCCGGAGGTAGAGGACCTGAAGGCACAGGTGTCCCGCCTAAATGAAGAGATCGCTAGAATTAAAATGCAGAAATCACGGGCTGCTCCGGCAACCAAAAGGCGTATGCGAAGAGCAGTGGTTAAGACTCCTCCTGAGTATGATAAAGCCCTGAATGCATACAGAAGCAAGAATTATGACGAGTCTATTTTGCTGTTTCAGAATTTAGCGCTCAGTAATCCCCCAAATAAATTAAAAGATAATATCGCATTTTGGATTGGTACCAATTATGTCGCTTTGGAGATGTATGATGACGCTGTCCTCCAGTTTGAGACAGTATTAAACAAATATCCCCGGGGCAATAAGGTGCATGACTCACGCTATATGTTAGGGCTGACCTATTCCAAAAAAGGGGAAACCAGCCGTGCGGTTGAAATCCTTGAAGGTGCTTTAAAGAAGAATCCTCCCTCAGAAGTACGTGGTAAAATTCTTGCCCAACTGAATCAGATTCAGTAA
- a CDS encoding CTP synthase codes for MKKRTNGKKVKYIFVTGGVLSSLGKGIAASSIGSLLECTGLKITILKLDPYINVDPGTMNPFQHGEVYVTDDGAETDLDLGHYERFTHAKMRRANNITAGRIYNNVIQKERKGEYLGATVQVIPHITDEIKNHIRSVGSTSNVDVVICEIGGTVGDIESLPFMEAIRQFRFDVKPKDVLYVHLTLVPYIKTSDELKTKPTQHSVQKLREIGIQPDVLLCRTEKKLSKGIKEKIALFCSVEPSSVITAMDVASIYEVPLSLEKEGLCEIILDKLGMKEKKPDLERWEKINHTLKKPESEVRIGIVGKYVDLKESYKSLTEALIHGGIGNNSRVIFDWVDAEDLEKEGGQDLLKACDGILVPGGFGDRGIEGKIKAVQYSRENKIPYFGICLGMHCAAIEFARHVANLKNANSAEFSTTSPYLVIDLLPDQDSQGDKGGTMRLGEYPCQLRKNSNAFKAYGKREIEERHRHRYEFNNMYRIEMEEAGLVFSGLSPNGNLVEIIELKDHPWFLAGQFHPEFKSSPMSPHPLFRDFISSSLEHRNGNGKKP; via the coding sequence GTGAAAAAACGGACTAATGGAAAGAAAGTGAAATATATTTTCGTAACAGGTGGGGTTCTATCATCTTTAGGAAAAGGAATTGCCGCTTCTTCAATAGGCAGTTTGCTGGAATGCACGGGGCTTAAAATAACCATTCTTAAACTGGATCCATATATCAATGTGGACCCGGGTACTATGAACCCATTCCAGCATGGTGAAGTCTATGTGACAGATGATGGTGCGGAAACTGACTTGGACCTTGGTCATTATGAGCGGTTCACTCATGCAAAAATGCGCCGGGCAAACAATATCACCGCAGGACGTATTTACAATAATGTGATCCAAAAAGAACGTAAGGGAGAATATCTAGGGGCAACCGTACAGGTAATTCCACATATTACTGATGAGATCAAAAACCATATCCGTTCTGTTGGTAGCACCAGTAATGTGGATGTGGTTATTTGTGAAATAGGGGGTACGGTCGGTGATATTGAAAGTTTGCCATTTATGGAGGCCATTCGCCAGTTCCGGTTCGATGTTAAGCCTAAAGACGTGCTTTATGTCCACCTGACTCTGGTTCCCTATATTAAAACCTCTGACGAACTTAAAACAAAACCCACACAGCACAGTGTTCAGAAATTGAGGGAAATTGGTATTCAACCGGACGTTCTATTATGTCGAACGGAGAAGAAACTCTCTAAAGGTATCAAAGAAAAAATAGCTTTGTTTTGTAGTGTCGAACCAAGCTCTGTAATAACTGCTATGGATGTTGCTTCTATCTATGAAGTTCCTCTTAGTTTGGAGAAAGAGGGGTTGTGTGAAATCATTCTGGATAAACTGGGGATGAAGGAGAAAAAACCGGATCTCGAACGATGGGAAAAGATCAATCATACCTTAAAAAAACCGGAAAGCGAGGTCAGGATTGGTATTGTCGGGAAATATGTGGATCTGAAAGAATCTTATAAAAGCCTTACCGAGGCTTTGATACATGGTGGAATTGGGAATAATTCACGCGTTATTTTTGACTGGGTGGATGCGGAGGATCTTGAAAAAGAAGGAGGCCAGGATTTACTGAAGGCCTGTGATGGAATTCTCGTGCCAGGGGGTTTTGGGGACAGAGGCATTGAAGGGAAAATAAAAGCGGTTCAATATTCTCGTGAAAACAAGATCCCTTATTTCGGGATTTGTCTCGGTATGCATTGTGCCGCGATTGAATTTGCGCGACATGTTGCCAATCTAAAAAATGCCAATAGTGCGGAATTCTCCACAACTTCTCCTTATCTGGTTATAGATCTGCTTCCCGATCAGGACTCGCAGGGAGATAAGGGAGGTACCATGCGGCTAGGGGAATACCCCTGCCAGTTAAGAAAAAATTCGAACGCATTTAAAGCTTATGGCAAAAGAGAAATCGAAGAGCGACACAGACATCGTTATGAGTTTAACAATATGTATCGCATCGAAATGGAAGAAGCGGGCCTGGTTTTTAGCGGATTATCTCCCAATGGGAACCTTGTTGAGATCATCGAATTAAAAGACCACCCGTGGTTTCTGGCCGGTCAGTTTCATCCGGAATTCAAATCATCCCCCATGAGCCCGCATCCCTTGTTCCGTGACTTTATCTCTTCGTCACTGGAGCATCGCAACGGTAATGGTAAAAAACCTTAA
- a CDS encoding YjgP/YjgQ family permease, translating to MIFKTIDKYILKELLKIFLISIFAMTMVLYLDKFLFLAEMIVNRGVSFLEMIMMMVYISPAFFAITIPMAVLMASVVTFNQFSANNEWVAMKSCNWSFLELMKPVLLFSLIAYLFANIIMFLALPWGNHSYKVLVYDIIKNRANIDIQPNVFNRDFKNLILLVKEHHQNSLLKGVFIADTTNPKNPQIITSEQGVIFPNPKTLKIQLKLDNGTIHELSNERGDYQTLNFDRYDINLSLPDTERLEEEALVGNKEMSFAKIKEKIKDMKAKGLPTHGPEVELSKKFSIPFTCLLFAFLGAPLGIKSSRSGKSGSFGITVAVIMIYYIGLIMTQNLGRIGKIHAYTSVWIPNIILIIVVVYVVYKMQKELPFKFVDRFLDFIITVMQFFSNMFRRKNQRPSQKVKSEKQPETQRPTLEGIDQLRKVSNLNKQD from the coding sequence ATGATATTTAAAACCATTGACAAATACATTCTCAAAGAGCTGTTAAAGATCTTCTTGATCAGCATTTTTGCCATGACAATGGTCCTCTATCTGGACAAATTCCTGTTTCTTGCTGAAATGATCGTCAACCGTGGGGTTTCTTTTCTGGAAATGATAATGATGATGGTCTATATCTCCCCGGCTTTTTTTGCCATCACCATTCCCATGGCAGTTCTTATGGCTTCTGTTGTGACTTTCAACCAGTTTTCAGCTAATAACGAATGGGTTGCCATGAAGTCGTGCAACTGGAGTTTTTTGGAACTCATGAAGCCTGTTCTACTATTTTCATTAATTGCATATTTATTTGCCAATATCATTATGTTCCTGGCACTTCCATGGGGCAACCACTCTTATAAAGTTCTGGTGTATGACATCATAAAGAACCGTGCCAACATTGATATTCAGCCTAATGTCTTCAACCGGGATTTCAAAAACCTGATTCTATTGGTAAAAGAACACCATCAAAACTCTTTGTTAAAAGGAGTTTTTATAGCCGACACGACCAATCCGAAAAATCCACAAATAATCACGTCTGAGCAGGGAGTGATCTTTCCAAACCCGAAAACCCTCAAAATTCAACTTAAGCTGGATAATGGAACCATTCATGAGTTGAGTAATGAAAGAGGAGATTATCAGACTTTAAATTTTGATCGTTATGACATCAACCTGAGTCTCCCAGACACGGAAAGGCTGGAAGAAGAGGCCCTTGTCGGGAACAAAGAAATGTCGTTTGCAAAAATCAAAGAAAAAATCAAGGATATGAAGGCAAAAGGGCTTCCCACCCATGGCCCTGAAGTCGAGTTGAGTAAAAAGTTTTCCATACCTTTTACCTGCCTTCTATTTGCATTTCTTGGTGCACCACTCGGCATAAAATCAAGCCGGTCTGGAAAGTCTGGTAGCTTTGGAATTACCGTTGCCGTTATCATGATTTATTATATTGGCCTGATTATGACCCAGAACCTGGGAAGAATCGGTAAAATTCATGCATACACTTCGGTGTGGATACCCAATATTATTCTTATTATTGTGGTTGTATATGTGGTCTACAAAATGCAAAAAGAATTGCCTTTCAAATTCGTAGATCGATTCTTAGACTTCATCATAACAGTCATGCAATTCTTCAGTAACATGTTTAGAAGAAAGAACCAAAGACCAAGCCAAAAAGTTAAAAGTGAAAAACAACCTGAAACACAACGCCCTACTTTAGAGGGAATAGATCAGCTGAGGAAAGTATCTAATCTAAACAAGCAGGACTGA
- a CDS encoding response regulator transcription factor yields MNNFITKNIRIIIADDHAVVRKGLVQIIDETPDMELIYQAGDGDEVLEKLPGLDVDVLLLDINMPGQTGWEVMQKVYNDHPDIKVVILSVSSEENYAKQFYKAGAAGYLTKDSAPEQLVEAIRKVADGGIYISQNFAEKMVSSLSSASDKALHENLSPRELQIFCMIGAGKTLTEIAKELELGVGTVGTYRSRILAKTTLKNNAQITNYAFKNNLVQ; encoded by the coding sequence ATGAATAATTTCATAACAAAGAATATTCGAATAATTATTGCGGATGATCACGCTGTTGTTCGAAAAGGTCTGGTTCAGATAATCGATGAAACACCGGACATGGAATTAATTTATCAGGCGGGTGATGGTGATGAAGTTTTGGAAAAGCTTCCCGGTTTGGATGTGGATGTCTTGCTATTGGATATTAATATGCCAGGCCAAACAGGATGGGAAGTAATGCAGAAAGTTTATAATGACCACCCTGATATTAAAGTCGTGATTCTCAGTGTCTCTTCAGAAGAGAATTATGCCAAACAATTTTATAAGGCGGGTGCTGCAGGCTATTTGACAAAAGACAGCGCTCCTGAGCAGCTTGTTGAAGCCATTCGTAAGGTTGCTGATGGGGGAATTTATATCAGTCAAAATTTTGCTGAAAAAATGGTCAGTAGTTTATCAAGCGCTTCAGACAAGGCTTTGCACGAGAACTTGTCTCCAAGAGAGTTGCAAATTTTTTGTATGATTGGTGCTGGAAAAACTTTGACTGAAATTGCGAAGGAACTTGAACTGGGTGTGGGAACCGTGGGAACCTACAGGAGCAGAATTTTGGCTAAGACCACCTTGAAAAATAATGCGCAGATAACAAACTACGCCTTCAAAAATAATCTTGTCCAGTAA
- a CDS encoding lytic transglycosylase domain-containing protein — protein MLYLNTLPGTLNGLQHSNSSHIKNNSNIGDPFYSILIKHQMNMIQAWNPQRGTESTIDPFSLSKVLLKLKGFGSKQNFQPTTDFRKVLKTYETAKSFGKKQSLNNLTLKEMSDRIAEKNSIPSRLFQKLIQTESGFNTKALSSRGAMGLGQIMPDTARELGLHMGDDKTPGSVWHAESNLDASARYFKMLYNKYHEKGISDKEAWSFAAGAYNAGIGNIGRAINKVSKGPVKTWDQVAKVLPQVTGKYSQETIRYVNRLRT, from the coding sequence GTGCTGTACCTGAATACCCTTCCTGGAACCTTAAATGGACTGCAACATTCAAACTCCTCTCATATAAAAAACAACTCGAACATTGGAGACCCTTTCTACTCAATATTGATCAAACACCAGATGAATATGATTCAGGCTTGGAATCCACAAAGGGGTACAGAGTCGACAATTGATCCTTTCTCTCTCTCGAAAGTTCTTCTTAAATTAAAAGGCTTTGGTTCTAAACAAAATTTTCAGCCCACTACCGATTTCCGGAAAGTTTTAAAAACCTACGAGACAGCGAAAAGTTTTGGTAAAAAGCAAAGCTTGAATAACTTAACCCTAAAGGAAATGTCGGATCGTATTGCTGAGAAAAACTCCATACCTTCCAGGTTATTTCAAAAGCTTATTCAAACTGAATCAGGGTTTAATACCAAAGCTTTGAGTTCTAGAGGAGCTATGGGGTTGGGACAGATTATGCCGGATACAGCTAGGGAACTGGGTCTGCATATGGGTGATGACAAGACACCTGGTTCTGTCTGGCATGCTGAGTCAAATTTAGACGCATCTGCACGTTATTTCAAAATGCTCTATAACAAATACCATGAAAAAGGAATCAGTGATAAAGAGGCCTGGAGTTTTGCTGCGGGTGCTTACAATGCAGGTATCGGAAATATTGGAAGGGCGATTAATAAGGTTTCAAAAGGGCCAGTGAAAACATGGGATCAGGTTGCAAAGGTTCTCCCACAAGTTACGGGCAAGTATTCTCAGGAAACGATCCGTTATGTTAATCGTTTGCGGACCTGA
- a CDS encoding lipoyl synthase, with protein sequence MSISVKKYKHKRLPHWLKTRLPGTSRFFQLKSLLKKSGLNTVCESASCPNIGTCWDAGTLTFMILGDSCSRACRFCDVPTGSLSIPDPDEPDKVALSLSKLGLKFAVITSVDRDDLPDGGAGQWVQTIKAIRNQCPGVKIETLIPDFQGKT encoded by the coding sequence ATGAGTATTTCAGTTAAAAAATATAAGCATAAAAGATTACCTCACTGGTTAAAAACCAGACTTCCCGGAACCTCAAGATTTTTTCAATTAAAATCACTATTAAAAAAAAGTGGATTGAATACGGTTTGCGAGTCTGCATCCTGTCCAAATATTGGCACCTGTTGGGATGCCGGCACTTTGACCTTTATGATCCTGGGAGACAGTTGCAGCAGGGCTTGTCGGTTTTGCGATGTGCCTACAGGTTCCTTGAGTATTCCTGACCCAGATGAGCCTGACAAGGTAGCCCTGTCTCTTTCAAAGCTGGGTTTAAAATTTGCGGTTATAACTTCTGTGGATCGCGATGACCTGCCAGATGGCGGGGCAGGTCAGTGGGTTCAAACCATCAAGGCAATTCGAAACCAGTGCCCAGGCGTTAAGATTGAAACATTGATTCCTGACTTTCAGGGAAAAACGAA
- a CDS encoding GIY-YIG nuclease family protein, with the protein MGSNSKTLPWYLYMVRTKHGQLYTGITQDITRRFIEHQEGSNKAAKYLKGKGPLTLVFQQEIGSRSLALKAEIAIKKLSKKQKEHLATNPEEFNLKKLINL; encoded by the coding sequence ATGGGTTCCAACTCGAAAACTCTACCCTGGTACCTATATATGGTGAGGACTAAACATGGCCAACTCTACACAGGCATCACCCAGGATATAACTCGCCGGTTCATCGAGCATCAGGAGGGTAGCAACAAAGCTGCAAAATATCTCAAGGGGAAGGGACCTTTAACACTGGTCTTTCAACAGGAGATAGGAAGCCGCTCATTGGCATTGAAAGCAGAAATTGCGATCAAAAAACTGTCAAAAAAACAAAAAGAACACCTTGCAACAAACCCGGAAGAATTCAACCTGAAAAAACTGATAAACCTATAA
- a CDS encoding lipoyl synthase — PDVLAHNLETVESLQKNVRPQCRYDWSLKTLEVASKRKGLIVKSGLMLGLGEKKEEVIQTMKDLVEAGCHILSIGQYLRPSPAHTEVVEFIHPDCFAEFKVMGESLGLKHVEAGPLVRSSYLADRQAKAVGLKDSSILYDPE; from the coding sequence GGCCTGATGTGCTGGCACATAACCTGGAAACGGTTGAATCACTGCAAAAAAATGTGCGGCCTCAGTGTAGATACGACTGGTCCTTGAAGACTTTGGAGGTAGCATCTAAAAGAAAAGGATTAATAGTAAAAAGTGGGCTCATGTTGGGTCTCGGAGAAAAAAAAGAAGAAGTGATTCAAACTATGAAAGACCTTGTTGAGGCAGGATGTCATATCCTTTCAATAGGGCAATACCTCAGGCCTTCTCCCGCGCATACGGAAGTGGTCGAGTTCATTCATCCCGACTGTTTTGCAGAGTTTAAGGTTATGGGTGAATCATTAGGCCTGAAACATGTCGAAGCAGGACCCCTTGTGAGAAGCTCTTATCTTGCAGACCGACAGGCTAAAGCGGTTGGGTTGAAAGATAGTAGTATCTTATATGATCCTGAATAG
- the msrB gene encoding peptide-methionine (R)-S-oxide reductase MsrB, which yields MYKQYAALLILFSFIVFLAFIPKNVNSASKQSSIASKDINNSTKTKTAIFAGGCFWCMEHPFEDLPGISKVISGYTGGKEKNPTYKQVASGSTQHVEAVEVHFNPGKISYSDLLQIFWRNIDPTDAGGQFVDRGKQYTTGIFYKNKQQKQAAELSKKQLEKNKRFGKKIVTRIVPASQFYPAEEYHQDFFKKNYIRYRVYRAGSGRDEYISRVWGKDKEYKISKMKFNGAKNFEFTLIGNINGSKNQLTKLQYYVTQKNGTEPPFNNAYWDNKKPGIYVDIVSGEPLFSSKDKFKSGTGWPSFTRPLVQENIIRQKDTSFNMVRIEVRSKAANSHLGHLFHDGPKPTGLRYCINSAAMRFIPVENLKKEGYADFLSLFNNGA from the coding sequence ATGTACAAACAATATGCCGCCTTATTAATACTTTTCAGCTTTATTGTATTCTTAGCTTTTATACCTAAAAATGTAAACAGTGCTTCCAAACAATCATCAATTGCCAGCAAAGATATCAACAATTCCACAAAGACAAAGACGGCAATATTTGCAGGGGGCTGTTTTTGGTGTATGGAGCACCCTTTTGAAGATTTGCCAGGAATATCAAAAGTCATCTCTGGGTACACCGGTGGAAAAGAGAAAAATCCTACTTACAAACAAGTTGCTTCAGGATCTACCCAGCATGTAGAAGCCGTCGAAGTTCATTTTAATCCAGGAAAAATTTCTTATTCTGACCTTCTGCAAATTTTCTGGAGAAATATTGACCCAACGGATGCGGGAGGTCAGTTTGTAGACAGAGGCAAGCAGTACACTACGGGAATTTTTTATAAAAATAAGCAACAAAAACAAGCGGCAGAACTATCCAAAAAACAACTTGAAAAAAATAAAAGGTTCGGCAAAAAAATTGTTACCAGAATTGTCCCCGCCAGTCAGTTTTACCCTGCCGAGGAATACCATCAGGATTTTTTCAAGAAAAATTATATTCGATACAGAGTATATCGGGCTGGATCAGGAAGGGATGAATATATATCCCGCGTTTGGGGAAAGGACAAAGAGTACAAAATCTCAAAAATGAAGTTTAATGGAGCAAAAAACTTCGAGTTTACTTTAATCGGCAACATTAATGGATCAAAAAACCAATTGACTAAACTGCAGTATTACGTAACGCAAAAAAATGGCACCGAGCCGCCATTTAACAACGCCTATTGGGACAATAAGAAACCAGGCATTTATGTCGATATAGTATCTGGTGAACCTTTATTCAGTTCCAAAGATAAATTTAAATCAGGAACAGGTTGGCCGTCATTCACAAGACCGCTGGTACAGGAAAATATAATCAGGCAAAAAGATACATCCTTCAATATGGTTAGAATTGAAGTGCGGTCAAAAGCTGCCAATTCTCATTTAGGTCATCTATTCCATGATGGACCCAAGCCAACAGGGTTAAGGTATTGCATCAACTCAGCGGCTATGAGATTCATCCCCGTTGAAAATTTAAAGAAAGAGGGTTATGCGGATTTTCTGAGCCTGTTTAACAATGGGGCCTGA
- the kdsB gene encoding 3-deoxy-manno-octulosonate cytidylyltransferase produces the protein MMADTKVIAVIPARWSSSRFPGKPLALIQGKPMIQWVYEQASKTKCVSELIVATDDSRILDTVNGFGGKAVMTSSDHESGTDRIAEVIRDINCEVVVNVQGDEPLIPPSNIDLIVKPLLEGISQSTVTLRIPIKSHKELLDRNITKVVVDKFDQALYFSKAPIPWDRDNNGINSSVDHLKPFWYKHIGLYAYKKSFLMEFSSLPESNLEKIEKLEQLRILENGHGIKVVETDLDSIGVDSESDLALIEERLAEQSVLP, from the coding sequence ATGATGGCTGACACGAAAGTTATAGCTGTTATACCCGCACGCTGGTCTTCTTCCCGTTTCCCAGGCAAACCTCTTGCCTTGATTCAAGGCAAACCAATGATTCAATGGGTATATGAACAGGCAAGTAAAACAAAATGTGTGTCTGAATTGATCGTTGCAACAGATGACTCGCGTATTCTGGATACAGTAAATGGGTTTGGTGGAAAAGCGGTTATGACTTCATCAGACCATGAGTCGGGAACCGACCGTATTGCTGAGGTGATCCGGGATATAAACTGTGAGGTCGTTGTGAATGTGCAGGGAGATGAGCCTCTGATACCCCCTTCAAATATTGACCTCATCGTAAAACCTCTGTTGGAAGGGATTTCTCAATCGACGGTTACTTTAAGAATCCCGATAAAATCACACAAAGAACTGTTGGATCGTAATATAACTAAAGTTGTTGTGGATAAATTTGACCAGGCGCTATACTTTTCTAAAGCTCCTATTCCGTGGGACAGGGATAATAATGGTATAAATTCTTCAGTCGATCACTTGAAGCCTTTTTGGTATAAGCATATTGGACTTTATGCATACAAAAAATCATTTTTGATGGAATTTAGCAGCTTGCCTGAGTCTAATCTTGAGAAAATTGAAAAACTGGAACAGCTAAGAATACTTGAAAACGGACATGGTATAAAAGTTGTTGAAACAGATTTGGATTCGATCGGTGTAGATAGTGAATCAGACTTAGCTCTTATAGAAGAGCGCCTGGCTGAACAGTCGGTTTTACCCTGA
- a CDS encoding GAF domain-containing sensor histidine kinase — translation MHETNNGYNDIPNLDIFESSRDKRHLFTQNKILEIIVQEPSLKKTLNSIVIEIEKLLDNLRGSILLIDDTGKRLIHGAAPNLPKLYCDAINGMSIGDNAGSCGTAAYLKKTIIVEDIASNKLWKDFKKLALPHNLRSCWSIPIFDIDGKVLGTFALYYDKPNHPSEWDLKVMKSVAHLASLAIKKYNTQQLRNLRNKQQKIIENERKKIAREIHDELGHSLTAIKLELTSIEKSIVNAGQNMNAKIKLIYSHIEESLETVRRVSSELRPQVLDIMGFCNALQWQVDNFIDKTNISCRLRVSSEEIKLDPDLSIDLFRIFQEALTNISRHSMAKNVNVFFHETKTEYRLIIDDDGIGINSDKINDLKSLGLLGIRERVLIWKGHFSIKGTTGNGTQLLITIPKVVNE, via the coding sequence ATGCATGAAACAAATAATGGATATAACGATATTCCGAATTTAGATATTTTTGAGAGCAGTCGGGATAAAAGACACCTTTTTACCCAAAATAAAATTTTGGAAATTATTGTTCAGGAGCCCTCACTTAAAAAAACTCTGAATTCTATTGTTATTGAAATCGAAAAACTGCTCGATAACTTGAGAGGTTCCATACTATTAATAGATGATACTGGTAAACGTCTTATTCATGGTGCGGCTCCTAATCTACCCAAATTATATTGTGATGCAATCAATGGAATGTCCATTGGAGACAATGCTGGCTCTTGTGGCACTGCAGCTTACCTAAAGAAAACAATTATTGTTGAGGATATAGCTAGTAATAAACTTTGGAAAGACTTTAAAAAACTAGCTCTTCCTCATAACTTGCGCTCATGCTGGTCCATCCCAATTTTTGATATAGATGGAAAAGTATTGGGAACCTTCGCCCTTTACTACGATAAACCTAACCATCCTTCCGAATGGGATTTGAAGGTGATGAAATCAGTAGCTCACTTAGCTAGTCTTGCCATTAAGAAATACAATACTCAGCAATTAAGAAATTTACGTAACAAGCAGCAAAAGATTATAGAGAATGAAAGGAAGAAAATTGCAAGAGAAATTCATGATGAATTGGGGCATTCTTTGACAGCGATTAAACTTGAACTAACTTCGATCGAAAAGAGTATTGTGAACGCTGGACAGAATATGAATGCTAAAATTAAATTAATCTATTCACATATTGAAGAATCTCTGGAGACTGTTCGTAGAGTTTCTTCAGAGTTGCGACCCCAAGTGCTTGATATAATGGGATTTTGTAATGCACTGCAATGGCAGGTTGATAATTTTATTGATAAAACAAATATTAGCTGCCGTTTAAGAGTTTCTTCAGAGGAAATCAAACTAGATCCTGATTTGTCTATCGACTTGTTTAGAATATTCCAGGAAGCTTTGACTAATATTTCACGCCACTCCATGGCTAAAAATGTAAATGTTTTCTTTCATGAAACAAAAACTGAATATCGGTTGATTATTGATGATGATGGTATAGGTATCAATAGTGATAAAATTAATGATTTAAAGTCTTTGGGGTTGTTAGGAATTCGAGAGCGTGTATTGATTTGGAAAGGCCATTTTTCTATTAAAGGGACTACTGGAAATGGTACTCAATTATTAATAACTATTCCAAAAGTGGTAAATGAATAA